From a single Gadus morhua chromosome 3, gadMor3.0, whole genome shotgun sequence genomic region:
- the LOC115540562 gene encoding von Willebrand factor A domain-containing protein 7-like, with amino-acid sequence MCSALHALALALALSLALLQSSVAFVPTGSGAATHASITRTALLQKLKETCQAVADSSGYEFNPTGPSAEELFRACLGPTATGEVSAAKFNAALQEVKHQNALVDLDFVASAPHHFNSEAFLEGRGLITKGVVSIKANIQNHQTSRKMLGGVLHTLQDFYSHSNWVELGNTEPFANLIQPNLPIENIAAKDTATCSDCASGNCPNTILANILQENKLTSGYMGISSSKKPKGKCSHGGAKDLTSAVEPRGGISKDERRPGNEGLHEAAVTAATRASLQLLEDIRGAAGDRDFLRLMGIDRSSVVCFVIDTTGSMADDIAAAKETVYKIIDSKKGTQDEPSEYILVPFNDPDFGPLTRTTDPEVMKNEISKLTATGGGDAPEMCLSGLQMALTAAPASSHIYVFTDATPKDIELKDTISALTSSTKSTVTYQLTTPGGRKRRSVTASFNDYRDLALASGGQAIHVTKGQLHEATGIILDTSTSALVTVLQRSRSSGSETFTFLLDESLRNITLYITGSQMTFTISNPAGVSQSNTQLSGGLGTIQSVGNLWRIRLDDDKQTGTWKIQMASAQPYTLKVTGQNTITFIYDYVHAFKGPHPGYAPITGRPQAGRPAMLLLSVMGRKGPASVTVGEVGLIPVSRAGPVSKGSTTDLGNGDILVTVDAVPQGGFVVILTGTDLVSGSQFQRQSTTQMSVSKVIVTAVADGSVEPGQMLSIPFNVMTEGSGGPCSINARNDREFPMTFPMNVPLTTGHYANGTLTITPPKDTPSGTDVTLTIMAKTSAAADSNYAVLRLSVVSKITDFVRPTCKVDRVAADDCPTNVSLCASFRWNLSANVTDGNGTGIDRITLRQGNGVLSHDALTNLDIEASYNASCCSQIVEIVAVDKVGNVGTCFHSIAPPVGPTPTVPSGGPPPLGPARPLWVLCLLLAAWMARS; translated from the exons ATGTGTTCAGCCCTGCACGCCCTGGCCCTCGCCCTGGCCCTGTCCCTGGCTCTGCTGCAGAGCTCGGTGGCCTTTGTCCCCACCGGAAGTGGGGCAGCCACCCATGCCAGCATTACAAGGACGGCTCTTTTGCAAAAACTGAAAGAGACTTGTCAGGCTGTGGCCGATTCTTCCGGGTATGAGTTTAATCCCACG GGTCCCTCCGCGGAGGAGCTGTTCCGGGCCTGTCTGGGTCCCACGGCGACCGGGGAGGTGTCAGCCGCCAAGTTCAATGCGGCTCTCCAGGAGGTCAAACACCAGAACGCGCTGGTGGACCTGGACTTTGTTGCCAG CGCTCCTCACCACTTTAACTCTGAGGCCTTCTTGGAAGGGCGTGGCCTAATCACCAAGGGTGTGGTCAGCATCAAGGCCAACATACAAAACCACCAGACTTCCAGGAAAATGCTGGGCGGAGTTCTCCACACACTACAG GACTTTTACAGCCACAGTAACTGGGTTGAGTTGGGAAATACAGAGCCATTTGCCAACCTCATCCAACCAAATCTCCCCATAGAAAACATAGcag CTAAGGACACCGCCACATGCAGTGACTGTGCCAGTGGGAATTGTCCCAACACTATCCTTGCCAACATTCTTCAGGAAAATAAGCTCACATCGGGCTACATGGGAATTTCCTCCAGTAAAAAGCCTAAAG GTAAATGCAGCCACGGAGGAGCGAAGGACCTGACCAGCGCGGTGGAACCCCGCGGGGGCATCAGCAAGGACGAGCGTCGCCCCGGCAACGAGGGCCTCCACGAAGCCGCCGTCACCGCGGCAACCAGGGCCAGCCTCCAGCTCCTGGAGGACATCAGAGGAGCGGCTGGCGACCGCGACTTCCTGAG gttGATGGGGATCGATCGCTCGTCGGTGGTGTGCTTCGTCATCGACACCACGGGCAGCATGGCGGACGACATTGCGGCGGCCAAGGAGACGGTTTACAAAATCATTGACAGTAAAAAGGGAACGCAGGATGAACCATCGGAGTACATCCTGGTCCCCTTTAACGACCCCG ACTTCGGACCATTGACAAGGACCACAGACCCCGAAGTCATGAAGAATGAGATCTCCAAGCTGACGGCCACAGGCGGCGGTGACGCCCCAGAGATGTGTCTCTCAGGGCTCCAG atgGCCTTGACGGCCGCTCCGGCCTCCTCACACATCTACGTGTTCACCGACGCCACCCCCAAAGACATCGAGCTCAAAGACACCATCTCGGCTCTCACCAGCAGCACCAAGTCTACG GTGACTTACCAATTGACAACCCCCGGAGGCAGGAAACGGCGTTCCGTCACGGCGTCCTTCAACGACTACAGGGACCTGGCCTTGGCCTCTGGGGGCCAGGCTATCCACGTCACAAAGGGACAACTGCATGAAGCCACAGGCATCATCCTGGACACCTCCACCTCAGCCCTG GTGACCGTTCTTCAGCGGTCCAGGAGCTCTGGGAGTGAGACCTTCACGTTCCTGCTGGACGAGTCTTTGAGGAACATCACGCTCTACATAACTGGGAGTCAGATGACGTTCACCATTAGCAACCCTGCAG GTGTGAGTCAGAGCAACACGCAGCTCAGCGGTGGCCTGGGGACGATCCAGAGTGTTGGGAACCTGTGGAGGATCCGTCTGGATGATGATAAGCAGACCGGAACTTGGAAGATACAGATGGCCTCGGCTCAACCCTACACACTGAAGGTCACAG GCCAGAATACCATCACCTTCATCTATGACTATGTGCACGCTTTCAAGGGACCCCACCCCGGTTATGCACCCATCACCGGGCGTCCACAAGCAG GCCGGCCGGCCATGTTGTTGCTGTCGGTGATGGGCCGGAAGGGGCCTGCGTCGGTCACGGTGGGCGAGGTGGGCCTCATTCCGGTGTCCCGGGCTGGGCCTGTGAGCAAAGGCTCGACGACGGACTTGGGCAACGGGGACATCCTGGTCACGGTGGACGCGGTTCCACAGGGGGGGTTTGTGGTGATCCTGACGGGGACGGACCTGGTGTCCGGCAGTCAGTTCCAGCGCCAGTCCACCACCCAGATGAGCGTCTCTAAAGTCATCGTCACG GCAGTGGCGGACGGCAGCGTGGAGCCGGGACAAATGCTGAGCATTCCCTTCAACGTGATGACGGAGGGCTCTGGCGGGCCATGCTCCATCAACGCCAGGAATGACAGAGAATTCCCTATGACATTCCCCATGAA TGTTCCATTGACGACCGGGCACTACGCTAATGGTACTCTGACCATCACACCACCTAAAGACACACCATCAGGCACCGACGTCACACTAACAATAATGGCCAAGACCTCTGCCGCAGCTGATTCCAACTACGCTGTCTTAAGGCTCTCTGTTGTCTCCAAG ATTACAGACTTTGTCCGACCAACGTGTAAAGTAGACCGAGTCGCGGCGGATGACTGTCCCACGAACGTGTCTCTGTGCGCGTCTTTCCGCTGGAATCTCTCCGCCAACGTCACCGACGGTAACGGCACGGGCATCGACCGCATCACTCTGCGGCAGGGGAATGGAGTCCTCTCCCACGACGCTTTGACCAACCTCGACATCGAGGCCTCCTACAACGCCTCCTGCTGCTCGCAGATCGTCGAAATCGTGGCCGTCGATAAAGTGGGCAACGTGGGAACATGTTTCCACTCCATCGCCCCGCCAGTGGGCCCTACTCCCACCGTCCCATCAGggggccctccccccctcggCCCGGCCCGCCCGCTGTGGGTGTTGTGTCTGTTGCTGGCCGCTTGGATGGCCAGGAgttag